TATaaaggtaaaagtattatggagttCCTTGTACTAGGAGTCGATTATATTTCAtccctttactaaaaaaatagataattgAGTCCTTGTACGTTAGATAAAAAAAGAAgtaatcttttttattaaatttttttatctatttttactattaaaaattggtgtgGCTAACAAAATAATCAGATAATTACACATGGTATGCCACATATACCTCATTCTTACGTACGAGGAccaatttgtctattttttgaATAGAGGGGATAAAATGAAATCTGAATCTTAGTACAAGAGCTTCCATGGTATTTTTACCCAATTATGAAAAGTATTGCAAATAAGAAATCATATCCACTATTTTGGTAAAAGTGCCATGGAATCCCTATACTAGGCATTCGATTGCATTTTActccttttacaaaaaaatggacaatttagtccttttacgttagattaaagagcaagtTAATTCTTGTTGATAAAATTCTCTTCCATATTTACTGTTAGAAATTGACATTGCTAACATAATAACCAGATAGTTACATGTGGAATACCATATGTATCTCATTTTTACGTATAAGGACCAATTTACTCCTTAATCAAATATGCAGAgactaatttatccattttaaaatgaacaaaataaaatacaatttaactcttaatttaaaaatatcctccataattttacataatattttctattgtaCTTTGATACCCTAAACTAACGCGTTGTCTATGATGAATAATATCGTATTGACAGCACGATCCACATTTATAAGGCTTTATTTTATTGCTTATTGAAAACAAACATGATCCGCCATTATAGTTTCTTggagattaattaattaattaattaattaatgtttatgctaatgaaatgatgaaacAATTATGACTTAAAAAATTAGCTTTTGACAAAGTCTATGGATTTTTCAGAATCATAAGGATCTAGAGTATGGGTTTTAATCATTATTTAGAGATGTATTCGATTTTTTATGCTGAGTTGTGGAGTAATTTAGATGGTTTGGCTCTTTTACAAGACCGAGATTTGAGTAGGATCTTAATTAAAACTGATAGTCTTAAAGTAATTCATGCTTCGCAAAAGGATGATTCAACTAGTTCGAGATCAGCTTTAGTTAGGCGGATTCAACAAAGCTACGAAGTTTTGAGCATTATTCGGTGGTCAGACATGTCCCAAGGGAAGTCAATCTAGTCGCAGATAGGATTGCTAAGATAGTATCTGTTGATTTGAAGGGAATCAATGTTTTGACAACTACTCTTACAGATCTACTAGAAGCTCTTGAAAGTAATAAAACTACTGGTGCTTTTGATTTtgtcaatataatttaatcttttaaattttgtttttatcaaaaaagaaaattaaaatttttatttaatttttaatagagataaatacatcaaattggaCAAATAATCTGagttttaaacaaatttaatatacaattttaatctcgagtataattgaattttgattttacgAATCAAGATGTCAATGAGTTGTAgaataattagaaaatatacACTTTAATCTCAATGATCAGATTCTTCATTTCTTCCTCATCACAtgacacatacatatatttatgtatacatGTGTGTATATATGTTGGGTAGGGATGAAGGGATCCTCTCTAGAAGAAACAATGGCTACCACTGTTTCTAACACAACTTGTCACCATGCTTTGTTCTACTCATAGAGGTTGATGATCATTTGAATAGATTGTTATAATCAATATTTGCATCTACATCATCATTCATGAACCGTGTCTACCTCATTAAAGATGAAGTCAAAACTTttataatgaataaaatttagGGTTCGAGGTTCAGGGTTTTGGGTTCAAAgtttaaggtaaaaaaaaatatcaaaattttgtatcaaTGACATAGAAAAATTGCtgaaatattatcaaataattaaaaagagactataaataatatgatagaaaaatccataaaataatttctccaaGAATCCTTCTTCATAAAATTACTTGAAATTGAGCTATCACCTATATTATATGCTAACAATTCTCAACATACTAAGGCTCCGTTCTCCGGTTCATCTGAGATGGACTTTTGCAAGAAaaagtcctttttctttaaaagcaatgaagaacaaACACCATTTCAGAATAATTTTCAGCTTAAAAAAGTGCTTTTTGGCAAATGgagaagttgaaaattttaacttttcttcagccaaaagtgcttttggctgataatttccatttttaacatgTATTCTCCCCAGAAAACATTCTTTCCTATGGTCCTTTGGCTATAcccatttttttcacattttctctTTCAAAGTTCTTTCCTCTAGTTCTTTGTTCCTCTTTCACCGGtgagtttcttttcttcttcttctatttaattattcattatgatttagtttttagttgttttctgattgtttgatttttacagaaattttacagaaattaattaattgattttacaGAAATTCTTTCtccttaaaattaattgtttggtTTCATTTCAGGAGGAAATATTTGTTACTGTGACCTGCTATCATATTTTCCCTACTTGTTTTTCTTTCACAAGTTGCATAGCTTGTTATATGGGCTGTTGGAGGCTATAAACAGAGTGTAGGAGATGCTTGGTGGCTCAAGCTAATTGGTTTTATGATGtgaggatatattttgttttctttaattcttctGTTCCTTTAGTCTCTGCATATTTTGACAGTTTGTCCCTTTGGCTATGCTTTTACAGAATCCAGTCTTAGAGATCTCCCACTATGATCTATTTTTTGGTTACACAACTTCTAGTGCTAGTAGTTGCATTGCCTGATATACATGGGAACATATTCGGTCTTGTTCCGTGGCGGTATACTTGTTGGGGTCATTTCTTAACAGTTGTTGAACAATTAGGTTTGTAAGTATTGCCTTATTTTTCTAATTGTTTTTTATGTAGTGATATTGTTGCACTATGTACTCTCCCCACCTAAAACAGGATCCATTTAGCAATcctatatgcatgttttaggatTAACTCATTGCATGCAGAGGATATGAACTAGagccttatttttttcttctaattttgtgTCAATGATAGCACATGTTTTACCAGTGGAATATTTCTCTTGTGATCTTTGGGGCCTTGTGGATTGGAGGTGAAATTATTGATCTCTGTAGCCTACTTAAAGCTTATAAGTTAGCTACTAGAACTTTTAAAGCATTATTTTGCCTCATATTCAATTTAGAGTTCTTGTCAATCTAGTTAAGGGTTTTCATGTGGTAATAGAACAAACGAGTTTTCTCTGCGAACAAATGCTTTGTGTTTCATGCAGTATTAAGTTGTATCATTGCCAACTTAGTAATATGCAATGTATGCACAAACTgcattaataacatataatgtGTATGCTTGGTAGTTTGCTATTTCGATGGTTAGCCAACTGAAATGATCGCGTTGCTTATCTGCATTGCAGTCAgctttataacttttatatataaatttcaattcccATTAAGTCTATGCCATTGGCAATAAGTTGGAACTTTTGTTGGCCTCGGACactatagaaaaagaaagaaaagttaaaactaTCTTAAACATTTCCTTCTTAATCTTTATTCTGCTTCAACTTctgaacttaatattttaattgagttcTTTAATTTACTTGTTACCTCAGGTAGTCATGTTTAAATTGAAActgatatataattttttccattgtttaattCATGAAAGGTTCCCATCTTAAAGTTGCTTCCTGTTTGCTTCTACCTGCTATTCAGCTGGTTATGGGAATTAGCCATCCTCGTGGATTTCTTTGCCATTTTCATTGGAAGTCGTATTGGGCTAGTGGATTGGTCTTTGACTAGCAATTTTCTAAGACTATTCAGGTGATTGCTTCTTGACTCTTTGTACATtgttctatttcattttctttgtcaatgaatttgattttatcattggttaatgtttttagtagcttatgttctgtttcttttttgtcAAGGTTGTGGAAGGCTCTCCAGTTTTATGCATGCTTCAGCATTTTCATGCTTTATATGTATCAACTCCTTATAGAGTTCTCAAGTATATTACAGTGGATAGCTAATTTTGTTGGTCTATTCAAAATATGTTCAACATCCGAGTGGACTCAAATTTGctcttctatttttcttgtaCTTTTTTACATCATGGTATGTACTAGTTTTATTACTATAGGTCTGGTTCTGTTTAAAGATTTTAGCTGAACCTTTAAATGAAATGCAATACACTCTTCCCTCTTTCTAGAATcttatattatgaaattgaCTTCATTTGAGTCTTTCCCGTGTCTGACATTTGTCCATCTAATAGTCTTTTCCCCATATTACTAATTTAAGATGGTTTGAAGTGTTTTCTTTCTATAAGAAAAATTTCTCAGACAGATATGAAGTATTTAGTTGCAAACTAGACTTTGGAGATTGATGACATTTTTGCCATTCTAGAtgcaatttttattcaatttgctCAATAAATTGTAGTTGAAAATTTGAGAGCTTCCTAGTTGGAaaccacatatttatataatatatgttcttaatagttttgaacaagttaaattaattataaagaaataatataattgagaacaagattaGAGCACTCTATGTATATGCTTAGTACATGTCTATtgtgaatttatatttggtatataaatattatcccttttaaaactttaatcgaaatatatgtaatattttaatttgttaggtttatgttttctatgttatgttcatatctaatatgagttatatattcaaatacattttaaaataaaataatacaaatgtgttaaaagcattaattaaaataaaaataattttataataatacaattgtgtcaatatctaattacaaatatttaattattatatttaaatatttaaatatttaaatatagtttatatattctaattaaatttaataaataattaatattaattacttagaaatatttaaaattaatattattattaaaatattaacaataagttataataaattatttttatatttttgctaaaatatcataatattaactaatttgaacattatttaaatacatatttgttactttataatatcatgtctaaaatgaacatttaattcttcaaaagcactttttgatagcaataccaaacactcaaaattttcaaaaacacttctcaaaagcacttttccacaacacttttcaaaaacacttttcaaaagcaattaAGAACTGACCTAGATGATTTAGCctcaaatttaatgtaaattgaTCATGCGCATTAATTGCAAACACATATATGGCAGAAAATTGCCTATATTGCAATCTTCATTCTTTCACTCTCCAATTTTTTGGGTACATTCTCTTCTtatctattagaaattttatcacacacATATACTTGTGGAAttcacatatttaaaacatatatatgtttaaaataatatataataaatcatgaaatgtaaaaattattattggtaagGGAAACATTTTATGTTAAGAAGTTAATTATCTATATACACAAATCGGTGagagaaaaattttatagtaaaaagtaattttttaaagttcacttacaattatttttgtaatgataatttttttataaatccaTTAAACATGGGTTAAATCCTAAACATATtaactttaattcttttatttaaaaactatataaaagtatgaaaagagaagtatgtcatcaaaataataatagtataaatatacaaattgaTGCGAATTTAGTGCCTGGTTAATCTGTGACATCAACTTAGTAAGGaagttttattaatagtatagatatgcaaattgatgatttaattattagggtaaactatcaaaataatcacttttgtttacctcaagttacattttaatcacttatgtttgaaatgttacttttaaccacttacgttatcatgttgtaacattttagtcactgagctattagtggtgtaatggtaagttgacgtggcacgttaaatcatcatttcaaacgaaaaatttaggttaaattatataattggtctctatattttttcattttgagtaatttaatttttttcttttacgttcttttaactttttttttcattattttccacTCTCTCCCgtttctccctttgttttccttccttcttcatttcttttaacgtaaattttctatgttttttacttgttaaaactagtccaagctcgcctcactcgaaaaattaaattgttcaaaaaataaaaaatatagagattagttttaacaaataaaaaaaagaagaaaaactacattaaaaaaatggagaatggaggaaaacaaagggagaagtagaagagaatgaaaaataaagaaaaaaaaagaagttaaaagaacataaaagaaacaaattaaattactcaaaacgTTAAAATATAGGAaccgattgtataaattaacctaaaatttttgtttgaaataattatttaacgtGTCatgtcagcttaccgttacaccattaacgacaattaatggTTCAGTAACCAAAATGTTACAAtgcgataacgtaagtgactaaaatgtaacatgagataaacaaaagtgactattttgatactttaccctaattattattatttgttcaaAATCAAATGTAACTTTcttaagaaaaacaaatcccccccaaaaaaatgatgtaaattTGTTCAAGAAAATTGTAGCATTCATATTTAGGATCAATCAAGTattatacatgtatttttttagCTTTATACAAGGAGTGTACATCAAAATCGTGggaatttcttttcccttttgaAAATGCCATCTGCTATGATTTTCTTCAATCAATGGCTAAGGATATTGAGAATAGAAACTCTAGTTTTAATCAAAAGCCTAAGCACACATTCAATTCCATCTTCAACATCTTCAATGCTTGTCTCAAGTTTCTGCAACTCAACCACTGCATTCTCATTGCTCATATCACCACATTTCTTACTCTTATACCCAATTAGACCACACAACATTGCATTCACTCTCTCGAATTCGTTCGTCCCCGAAACTTGTCCCTCGCAGGTTACACGTTTCGAGTGCATCAACTTCGACACCAAGGACCAGTTATTCGATTTCGGTTCCGGCGTTGTCGCTGTTATATAGGAAAAAACCGATTCGAACACTGCGAAAGTAACCCCTTCAACATCTCTCAACATGCTACATGTAGGTTCATCAACATCAGCAAAGCCACATTTACTGATCTTTAAGTCTCTCAAAGACTTGTTTATTAACTTGTTTGCTTTCTTCCTTGATGCTAAGTAAGCCTTAACTTCGTTTGCGAAAATGGCATCGTCGCCGCTTCTTCGTCTTCGGAAACTCGATTGAAGTTGTTGGGTATCTTCCTTGGCCTGCAACAAAACATCCTTGGCTAAACCACAAACATCCAACAGCTTAAGAGATCCATTCAACAACAACTCATTATTGCCATTGTAGTTTTGGGCTAAGGATTTTTGTGTGATAAGCAAACTATGAACCAACTCATACAGATCTCTTAGACCACTTAGTTTTCCGGTAATCGACGATGAAGAAGCGGCGGATTCATCGGATTTTAGCCTACGTAAATGCTCATCTATTTGAGGAATGAGTGGATGAGGTCTAGAAGGCAAACTGTTTGAACGAGCATTGAAATTGGATTTTTGGTTCAAAGCTGAAGAACCCATCTTTGTTCTTTggtttaaaagatgaaaagtcTTAAAAGGGTGAATGGTGAATACAGCTTTGCCATTAAgctatgattatatatataataaaggcAAAGGGGGAGACACAAGGAATCTCAAATGCAAATCTCTATGAATCCAAACGTGATACTGATTTGGGGTTTCGACATTTTTTGCTGCCGCTGTCTGCTCAATGTCTCCCCTCAACTCAACTTAATAGCCTCAACAAACATGATAAGCTTAacgcatttttttaaaagaaacgaAGCTTTGTGCACGAGTGGCACTGTGGATCTTGTCTTCTTCTAATGCAAAAATGATCCTACAGATCAGGCTTGAGATATGGCGTATTAGGCACAAGATTCCACTGCCACTCGTGCTgaattttctattgaaaatgaaaagaaaaatttgttAGCTCACCCCACCCAATTTAGCTGACAATAATCTCAACAAACAAGATGAGCtgacaatttttttatgaaaaaagaaatgaagctTAATTATTATGCACGAGTGACAGTGCGGCCACCTTCTCCTTCTCATTAAAGGAAATGTCTCAATTTAATACAcgcgttttttttaaaaaaaaaaatcaatgagctAACATTTAGCCACGAAATTAACTGCCAAGTTAAGTGAAAGAACTTGTCATTAGTGGCtagcaaaatttttttttttggtagagAAAAATAACATTCCTATTAGCTAGGAATGAATAAAAACAGTGTTTCCTTCATATAAGTAATCATGAGTATCCTTTTTTAGTAGCCGTATAACATACTGTAGTGGAACTCGGAACAAAACTACTTGGTTTAGCTTTCTTATTGCTGCCTTTGCCAAACAATCAACTACCTTGTTACTTCCTCGCAAGACATGCCTAAACTTCACTTTCCAATCCTTATTACACCATTCATGAATTAACTGGACTTCAGCAATGTTACTAATTGATGCGAACCCATTACAGATAGTATTTGTAAGCATCACATTGTCACAATTAATCTCAACCTGTTTATACCCCTTCAACCAAGCCAGTTTCATTCCTTCAATAAT
The sequence above is a segment of the Gossypium raimondii isolate GPD5lz chromosome 4, ASM2569854v1, whole genome shotgun sequence genome. Coding sequences within it:
- the LOC105779551 gene encoding uncharacterized protein LOC105779551, which gives rise to MGSSALNQKSNFNARSNSLPSRPHPLIPQIDEHLRRLKSDESAASSSSITGKLSGLRDLYELVHSLLITQKSLAQNYNGNNELLLNGSLKLLDVCGLAKDVLLQAKEDTQQLQSSFRRRRSGDDAIFANEVKAYLASRKKANKLINKSLRDLKISKCGFADVDEPTCSMLRDVEGVTFAVFESVFSYITATTPEPKSNNWSLVSKLMHSKRVTCEGQVSGTNEFERVNAMLCGLIGYKSKKCGDMSNENAVVELQKLETSIEDVEDGIECVLRLLIKTRVSILNILSH